In Phragmites australis chromosome 17, lpPhrAust1.1, whole genome shotgun sequence, the following are encoded in one genomic region:
- the LOC133896754 gene encoding helicase SEN1-like isoform X3: MIGLYGVLMYPALLDDQSLANQFQMFIETIDESYELSLSTNQQYPGAYALLFLKSCKARAIGLRLARSMGKLRRAVDLEPLQPLMQKYINFLEAEVLPSTSEYSRPRVHLKRADIWLGFKSLLGFLEAPAYEDGILEKYPVFLNIVLNHVSDDRSDLSCAVSCLKASFEMLGCKLWLRTTLSPGVMRNTLLGHCFHTRDEKSHKEIFDLFLPFLQSLEALQDGEHEKQRRNILYFLLHQVTRSSNFSVLMRKNATKIALLIVQRGYTMSPPCPPSECAHMWGPSLISSIEDTSLHGSLRQPALGLIYIVIISDASALISYNLKYEAVTKVNISNSIMFADDDDELPFSNDAEEKYQSCWNDFSVLNKLTCQECKDWKCIPLLWYLTMVQLEPSKLPIAFSKAVLWGLSHISILEPGLATESLMPVNAWLSLHAGEVSPTFTWQVPNGADDGGDGKDCLNTLKVSQFCTLLLRIFKRLAVHVMTQIEQRGLQKQWSWEPMMAESLILALVDHNDNVRQVGRAILEHVSQSRGLTSGLQFLCSSASSLSSVFLGLRYAVQLVETRSVLADFHSFHHLFFVVCKLFKEVVAQKPSVAQPAKPSEGGFLRQSYSSVLIRPPEHVVDITNWQKFCTLLSATLWPLISTCLRGEELVCTKQCQISCVRLLELLPLVYEGVNSYCRTQSCSMMTMVLDLTDIAWLFHLVHWGKSSLPVIIRHWKQCMLSISKELKGSYSGTSQRYIEDLDDIISHDAVNIDELEERISNLKLALSKEAPAKTKKRGLIDAPMFKEPIVKVPSPINHAVQERHTGRDNVVNVESTEPSHAPDIQEIILLSDNEENLPAADVSSEEVLSSVMDNDASTASNMLKEVKPLEQRMLTDDRHVSLKLQISSLVSNISPSSRPVSKDSRSSIAASKGLGGMKKPGVPVNANNNSRLPKTAKSSVTATSQPSRPNFSSDTEKFKSIFRDISDDEDDPLDHALDNCRRPQHLSAKPSIVVPKRQVVQLPLLAGKRLGSGSMVTSSRRLQPPKLGSWFKSILEMDYFAVVGLSSSEIVKKAALKEIPVCFDSQAQYVEIFQPLVLEEFKAQLQNAYVETPPDDMMCGCMSILSVERVDEFLIVRGRPENSESVKFKSCTENDLILLTKDPLKNSGHQVHVLGKVERRETDKNKALIFVIKFFLSNDNARLNKVKRLLVERSKWFLNRVMSMTPQIREFSALSSLNDIPVLPAILNPVSCAANYHESGKVYLDRLAHPMRKVLKSLYNGSQLQAVSIAIGSASSKTKFDLSLIQGPPGTGKTRTIVAIVSALLSLHADNSYKLPRNDPIDSADFAKPRAKISQSAAITRAWQDAALAKQQLKDSQRESPRMTERLPRGRALICAQSNAAVDELVSRLSEGLYGADGKLYRPYIVRVGNAKTVHSNSMPFFIDTLVEQRLSDELKTNNDGKNSSDAESSSSLRAQLEKVVDRIRCYESRRKLIEADKGENGSSVPDEDEIGEISDEALGGKLNFLYAQKRKVSAELATAHAREKKIANENKFLKHKVRRSILGEAEIIVTTLSGCGGDIYGVCSETASSNKYGNFSEHALFDVVVIDEAAQALEPATLIPLQLLKSRGTKCIMVGDPRQLPATVMSGLASKFLYECSMFERLQRAGYPVIMLTKQYRMHPEISRFPSLHFYENKLLDGAKMDDKSAPFHDHNYLGPYMFFDIVDGREYCGRNAATQSLCNEFEADAALQILTFLKNRYPSEFSSMKIGIITPYRSQLSLLRSRFTSFFGPEIVAEMEINTVDGFQGREVDILVLSTVRASISSGDRHHTGETRSIGFVADVRRMNVALTRARLSLWIVGNARTLQTNSHWDSLIQNSKERKLFISVKRPYGSMFENVHPYSKDIHGITRSYHTSHLKQKENEKIAMTSSQRSDARFRKEQLSHAARNVEKEGKSLPNEQLKRASHGDQKVPKAQESIVRKSSEESEKQNDNLRAAKCSSEQNIDQHSMLRKQREGKKSSVHNDNHLELSKSLATGDYHECKELNKPMEQNVCKETNKASSNQGSFQNSKVRIHRKDKNNGSQNNDTGAIKGSSKHDVNLKSAGKKDDVSPTAHPDLQKLIQKAKGPRKFSEKPRCDNSNQVDLLLKHDEALDPANKNDGARSQTYADMKKIVNKAEGVTKFSEQPRSGNSNQVDSSLSSHFDEASSHMPKLKKSQATNLALTNKKHLIAARKRQREDVESLLPSALISSKKPSLTRPTKKQK, from the exons ATGATTGGCCTTTACGGG GTTTTGATGTATCCTGCCCTGTTAGACGACCAATCATTGGCTAATCAGTTTCAGATGTTCATTGAAACAATTGATGAATCATATGAATTGAGCCTTTCAACTAATCAGCAATACCCT GGTGCTTATGCCTTACTTTTCTTAAAAAGTTGCAAAGCGCGGGCTATTGGGCTTCGATTAGCTCGATCCATGGGGAAATTGAG GAGAGCAGTTGATTTGGAACCATTGCAACCCTTAATGCAAAAGTATATCAACTTTTTGGAAGCGGAAGTTCTTCCATCTACTTCAGAATATTCGAGGCCTAGGGTGCACCTCAAAAGAGCCGACATATGGCTTGGATTTAAATCACT CCTGGGATTTCTTGAGGCGCCTGCTTATGAAGATGGAATTCTGGAGAAATACCCTGTATTCCTGAATATTGTACTTAACCATGTCAGTGATGACAGATCTGATTTATCATGTGCTGTAAGTTGCCTCAAAGCTTCATTTGAAATGCTTG GTTGCAAGCTTTGGTTGAGAACAACACTATCACCTGGTGTTATGCGGAACACATTATTGGGTCACTGTTTTCACACTCGAGATGAGAAAAGTCACAAAGAAATTTTTGATCTTTTCCTCCCATTTCTTCAG TCACTTGAAGCGCTACAGGACGGTGAACATGAAAAGCAAAGGAGGAATATTCTGtatttccttcttcatcaagtaaCCCGGAGTAGTAATTTCAGTGTTCTGATGAGGAAAAATGCTACTAAG ATTGCTCTTCTTATTGTACAAAGAGGCTACACGATGAGCCCTCCGTGCCCACCTTCCGAATGCGCCCATATGTG GGGGCCATCTTTGATTAGCTCGATAGAGGATACATCCTTACATGGTTCATTGCGTCAACCTGCACTTGGTCTCATCTATATTGTCATAATTTCTGATGCTTCTGCCTTGATTTCCTATAACCTGAAGTATGAGGCTGTCACAAAGGTTAATATAAGCAATTCTATCATGTTTGCTGACGACGACGATGAATTGCCTTTCTCGAATGACGCTGAAGAAAAGTATCAGAGTTGTTGGAACGACTTCAGTGTTCTGAACAAGTTGACATGTCAGGAATGCAAGGATTGGAAATGCATCCCCTTGCTATGGTATCTTACAATGGTTCAGTTGGAGCCCTCTAAGCTGCCCATAGCTTTTTCAAAAGCAGTCCTTTGGGGTTTGTCTCATATTTCTATTTTAGAGCCTGGATTAGCTACAGAGTCGTTGATGCCTGTGAATGCTTGGTTATCATTACATGCTGGAGAAGTCTCCCCAACATTTACTTGGCAAGTTCCAAATGGTGCTGATGATGGTGGAGATGGGAAGGATTGCCTCAATACTCTCAAGGTGTCACAGTTTTGCACTCTCTTATTGAGAATATTTAAAAG ATTAGCCGTTCATGTCATGACGCAAATTGAGCAACGTGGACTCCAAAAGCAATGGAGTTGGGAACCAATGATGGCAGAAAGCTTGATATTGGCGCTAGTTGATCATAATGAT AATGTGCGGCAAGTTGGGAGGGCTATCTTGGAACATGTATCCCAATCACGGGGTTTGACTTCTGGGCTTCAATTTCTGTGCTCGAGTGCATCTTCACTGTCTTCTGTTTTTCTGGGTCTTAGATATGCAGTGCAACTG GTGGAAACGAGATCAGTTTTGGCAGATTTTCATAGTTTTCATCACTTGTTTTTTGTCGTGTGCAAACTATTCAAGGAGGTTGTTGCTCAAAAACCTTCAGTTGCACAACCAGCAAAACCTTCTGAAGGGGGCTTTCTGCGGCAATCCTATTCAAGCGTGCTAATTAGGCCACCAGAACATGTTGTGGATATTACTAACTGGCAGAAGTTCTGCACTTTGCTTTCTGCAACTCTCTGGCCTCTCATTTCCACATGCCTGAGAGGAGAGGAGTTAGTATGTACCAAACAGTGTCAG ATATCATGTGTTCGTTTGCTTGAGTTGCTTCCCCTGGTCTATGAGGGGGTCAATTCATATTGTCGCACCCAATCATGCAGTATGATGACAATGGTTCTGGACCTTACTGATATTGCATGGCTTTTTCACTTGGTTCATTGGGGAAAATCATCTCTCCCTGTGATTATCAGACATTGGAAACAGTGCATGCTATCTATATCGAAAGAACTAAAAGGCTCATATAGTGGTACCAGTCAGCGCTACATTGAAGATCTTGATGATATCATTTCACATG ATGCAGTCAATATCGATGAACTTGAAGAGAGAATTTCAAATCTTAAACTTGCATTGTCCAAGGAGGCTCCTGCAAAAACTAAAAAGAGAGGGTTAATTGATGCACCAATGTTTAAAGAACCAATTGTTAAGGTTCCTTCTCCAATTAACCATGCAGTTCAGGAGAGACATACTGGCAGGGACAATGTCGTGAATGTTGAAAGCACAGAGCCCTCCCATGCACCAGATATTCAAGAAATAATCCTCCTTTCAGACAACGAAGAAAATTTGCCAGCTGCTGATGTGTCCAGCGAGGAGGTTTTATCATCAGTTATGGACAATGATGCATCCACTGCGTCCAATATGTTGAAAGAAGTTAAGCCTCTTGAACAAAGAATGCTGACTGATGATAGGCATGTGTCTTTGAAACTGCAGATAAGTAGCCTGGTTAGTAACATTAGTCCCTCTTCTAGACCTGTATCAAAAGATAGTAGAAGCAGCATTGCTGCATCAAAAGGATTAGGTGGAATGAAAAAGCCGGGAGTTCCAGTGAATGCAAATAATAATTCCCGTTTACCAAAAACGGCGAAATCATCTGTTACTGCCACTTCTCAACCATCGCGTCCAAATTTTTCGTCAGATACAGAAAAATTTAAGTCAATCTTCAGGGATATatctgatgatgaagatgatccTTTAGATCATGCCCTTGATAATTGCCGAAGGCCACAACATCTTTCTGCTAAGCCTAGCATAGTAGTTCCTAAAAGACAAGTAGTTCAGCTTCCATTGCTTGCTGGAAAAAGATTGGGTTCTGGCAGCATGGTTACAAGTTCTCGGCGACTTCAGCCACCTAAACTGGGAAGCTGGTTTAAAAGCATATTGGAAATGGACTACTTTGCTGTTGTTGGGCTATCTTCTTCCGAGATAGTAAAAAAAGCTGCTTTAAAAGAAATTCCTGTATGCTTCGATTCACAAGCTCAATATGTTGAGATTTTCCAGCCACTAGTTCTAGAAGAGTTCAAAGCTCAGTTGCAGAATGCTTATGTAGAAACCCCTCCTGATGACATGATGTGTGGATGCATGTCTATCCTCTCAGTTGAAAGAGTTGATGAATTCCTTATCGTCCGTGGCCGCCCTGAGAATAGTGAGTCTGTCAAATTCAAAAGCTGCACAGAGAATGATTTGATATTGCTCACCAAAGATCCGCTGAAAAACTCTGGACATCAGGTCCATGTGCTTGGAAAG GTGGAGCGGCGTGAGACTGATAAAAATAAGGCATTGATTTTTGTGATAAAGTTCTTCCTTTCTAATGACAATGCAcgtctaaataaagtgaaacgaCTGCTTGTTGAAAGAAGTAAGTGGTTCTTGAATCGGGTTATGAGCATGACTCCCCAAATCCGAGAATTCAGTGCTCTCTCATCATTAAATGATATCCCAGTGCTTCCAGCAATCTTGAATCCTGTTTCTTGTGCTGCAAACTATCATGAATCTGGAAAAGTTTATCTTGATAGACTTGCGCACCCTATGCGGAAAGTATTGAAGTCATTATACAATGGCAGCCAGCTCCAAGCTGTAAGTATTGCCATTGGATCAGCAAGctctaaaacaaaatttgatcTGTCTCTTATTCAGGGCCCTCCAG gTACAGGTAAAACTAGAACAATCGTAGCAATTGTAAGTGCATTGCTATCCTTACACGCGGATAATTCTTACAAGTTGCCAAGAAATGATCCCATTGACAGTGCTGATTTTGCCAAGCCAAGAGCAAAGATCAGTCAATCTGCCGCAATAACTAGAGCATGGCAGGATGCAGCCCTTGCTAAGCAACAGTTAAAGGATTCTCAGAGAGAAAGTCCTAGAATGACAGAACGACTTCCAAGAGGACGGGCTCTAATATGTGCGCAGTCAAATGCTGCAGTTGATGAGCTTGTGTCAAGACTCAGTGAGGGATTGTATGGTGCTGACGGAAAGCTGTATAGGCCTTATATAGTGAGGGTTGGTAATGCAAAGACTGTTCATTCTAATTCAATGCCTTTCTTCATTGACACACTTGTTGAACAAAGATTATCAGATGAGTTGAAGACTAATAATGATGGCAAAAATTCATCCGATGCTGAATCCTCTAGTTCACTTAGGGCTCAATTGGAGAAGGTTGTGGACAGAATTAGATGTTATGAGTCAAGGCGAAAATTAATTGAGGCTGATAAAGGTGAAAATGGCTCTTCTGTACCTGATGAAGATGAGATAGGTGAAATTTCTGATGAAGCGCTTGGTGGAAAGCTCAATTTTTTGTATGCACAGAAAAGGAAAGTTTCTGCAGAACTTGCCACTGCTCATGCACGGGAAAAGAAAATAGCCAATGAAAACAAGTTTCTAAAGCACAAGGTACGAAGGTCAATTCTTGGAGAAGCAGAAATTATTGTGACTACACTCAGTGGGTGTGGAGGTGACATTTATGGAGTTTGCTCAGAAACTGCTTCATCTAATAAATATGGGAATTTTTCTGAGCATGCTTTGtttgatgttgttgttattgATGAAGCCGCACAG GCCCTTGAGCCTGCAACTTTGATTCCACTTCAGCTTCTGAAATCGAGAGGAACTAAATGTATAATG GTTGGTGACCCAAGGCAACTACCCGCTACTGTGATGTCTGGATTGGCTAGCAAGTTTCTCTATGAGTGCAGCATGTTTGAACGCCTGCAAAGAGCTGGTTACCCAGTTATTATGCTCACTAAACAG TATCGCATGCATCCAGAGATTAGCAGATTTCCATCGTTGCATTTCTACGAAAATAAACTGCTTGATGGTGCTAAGATGGATGATAAATCAGCTCCCTTCCATGATCATAATTATCTTGGTCCATACATGTTCTTTGATATTGTTGACGGCCGTGAATATTGTGGAAGAAATGCTGCTACACAATCACTCTGTAATGAGTTTGAAGCTGATGCAGCTCTTCAAATACTGACCTTTTTAAAGAACAG ATATCCATCAGAGTTCTCCTCTATGAAAATAGGGATTATCACTCCATATAGAAGCCAACTCTCTCTACTGCGATCAAGGTTCACTTCCTTTTTTGGGCCTGAGATTGTTGCTGAGATGGAAATAAATACTGTGGATGGATTTCAAGGTCGTGAAGTTGATATCTTGGTGTTGTCAACTGTTAGAGCCTCAATTTCCTCAGGTGATAGGCATCACACTGGTGAAACACGCAGCATTGGGTTTGTTGCAGATGTCAGACGCATGAATGTTGCATTAACACGTGCCAGGCTTTCTCTATGGATTGTTGGAAATGCAAGAACTTTGCAGACCAATTCACATTGGGATTCCTTAATACAGAATTCTAAAGAGCGGAAACTGTTCATCTCAGTTAAGCGACCATATGGTTCGATGTTTGAAAATGTTCATCCTTATTCCAAAGATATTCATGGTATTACTCGTAGCTACCACACAAGTCATCTTAAGCAGAAGGAAAACGAAAAAATTGCTATGACGAGCTCACAGAGAAGTGATGCTCGATTCCGGAAAGAGCAACTGTCACATGCTGCCAGGAATGTAGAAAAAGAAGGTAAAAGTCTACCAAATGAGCAATTAAAACGGGCTTCACACGGGGATCAAAAGGTTCCTAAAGCTCAAGAGTCCATCGTGAGGAAATCTAGTGAAGAGTCGGAAAAACAGAATGATAATCTGAGAGCTGCCAAGTGCTCATCGGAACAAAATATTGATCAACATTCTATGCTGAGAAAACAAAGGGAAGGAAAAAAGTCAAGCGTGCATAATGATAATCATCTAGAGCTTTCTAAAAGCTTGGCGACGGGGGACTATCACGAGTGCAAGGAATTGAATAAACCTATGGAGCAGAATGTTTGCAAGGAAACTAATAAGGCCTCATCCAACCAAGGCTCATTTCAGAATTCCAAGGTGAGAATACATAGGAAAGATAAAAATAATGGCAGCCAAAACAATGATACGGGAGCCATCAAGGGCTCATCGAAACATGATGTCAATTTGAAATCAGCAGGCAAGAAAGATGATGTTTCTCCAACAGCACATCCTGATCTGCAGAAATTGATACAAAAAGCTAAAGGACCAAGGAAGTTTTCTGAAAAACCTAGATGTGATAATTCTAATCAGGTGGATCTCTTACTTAAACATGATGAAGCTTTGGATCCAGCAAATAAGAATGATGGTGCTCGTTCACAAACATACGCTGATATGAAGAAGATAGTGAATAAGGCCGAAGGAGTTACGAAGTTTTCTGAGCAACCAAGATCTGGCAACTCAAATCAAGTGGATTCCTCACTTTCATCTCATTTTGATGAAGCTAGTAGCCATATGCCAAAGCTCAAGAAAAGTCAAGCTACTAACCTAGCTCTAACCAATAAAAAACATTTGATTGCAGCAAGGAAACGACAGCGTGAGGATGTCGAGTCTTTGCTTCCTTCAGCTCTTATATCATCAAAGAAACCTTCCTTGACGCGTCCTACCAAGAAACAGAAATGA